The Methanocaldococcus sp. DNA window CGCAGTAAATTCCCTTATAACCTTTATAGACAATATCATCTATACTTATAACTCCTTTTTCTATTGCCTCATCTAAGTTAAGTTTATCCAAATTTTTTTCTCTAATTGTATCTAATACCGTTGGAATCTCCTTTCCACCTCTTAAATTTGAAGTACAATCGTGTTTTGGGTCACAACCAATAACCATAACCTTCTTCCCTTCATCAGCCAAGGAAGCGGCTATATTACACACAGTTGTAGATTTACCAATACCACCCTTACCATAAAAGGCAATTTGTTTCAAAAATACCACCTCTTTTATAAAAATTAAATATTTAGAAATTTCTCTAATTTTTCTTTAGCCTTCTTTTTAAGATAGTAATTTCCTATAAATCCAGATAGTATTGGTAAAGGGGTAAAGATATACATAAAACCTCCAAAAACTCCTAAAATTTTTTTATAAAATTTTATTGAATTTATTTTTTCATCATCTACTTTAAATAACATAGATTTTATTAATTTTTTCTCTGATTCTAACACTATATCATAACTCCATAAAATAGCCTGATATAGAGGAGTTGGCTTTCCCCCAAATGTTGTTCTTTTTTTAATTATTGCTTTATATAAATCATCTGATGAATTACCTTCAAATAATGTATATGCATTACCAACCATTCTTGCTATATGTGCATCACTACTCCCAATAAATGCAAATGGCTTTTTATGATAATTTTCTATAACCTTTTTTAAAGCTATATTATTTACAATTCCATCTCTATGATAAGCGTTAAAAACTTCTACACCATCTAAATC harbors:
- a CDS encoding PHP domain-containing protein; this translates as MKADLHIHTKYSGIGRFWKLKFPDSVEEPRNILKMAKKRNIGVIAITDHNTIRGGIETKKLEKEFDIEVIVGSEILTTEGEIIGLFLNEEIPKYLTPEETIERIKEQGGLAIAPHPYSPICKSLEDRIFDLDLDGVEVFNAYHRDGIVNNIALKKVIENYHKKPFAFIGSSDAHIARMVGNAYTLFEGNSSDDLYKAIIKKRTTFGGKPTPLYQAILWSYDIVLESEKKLIKSMLFKVDDEKINSIKFYKKILGVFGGFMYIFTPLPILSGFIGNYYLKKKAKEKLEKFLNI